A genomic window from Gemmatimonadaceae bacterium includes:
- the hrpB gene encoding ATP-dependent helicase HrpB — protein sequence MPVKVYAWRRSLAPSLPLRDAPSLPIDAVLAPLHAALADRGAAVLVAAPGAGKTTRVPLALLTAAWRGEGRILVLEPRRLAARAAAEQMARLLGEPVGRTVGYRVRLESRVSAATRIEVITEGIFTRLVQEDPSLEGVAAVLFDEFHERHLPSDLGLALALESRGVLRPDLRILVMSATLEPAPVAALLGDAVPAPVVVSEGREHPVSTSWRPARDGVPMPRHTAQAVRAALAAHPGDVLVFLPGLAELNRTRDALEEDALDARVELLHGSLSLEDQDRVLRPRIPGRRVILSTAIAESSVTLDGVRVVVDAGLARVPRYDPRSGMSRLATVRVSRASADQRRGRAGRSAPGHCIRLWDEGQHASLPARATPEVLETDLTALALELACAGHADAAALRWLDAPPAGALTQGRALLTDLGALDAQGRVTAHGRAMAALGIAPRLAHLALRGAALGMATLACEVAALLAERDILRRDAAEHDADLVTRLDALRGRDRGRADPTRAQRVRQEAQALRRALPREAHDREEDLAALGTLVALAYPDRIAQRRPGEAPRYLLRNGRGARLATAQPLGNSPFLAVADLDGDPAESRIWLAAPLDEASLLASTAGQVSAERRIWWDDSTASVRATERERLGAIVLRERPLRDIPPEAIAAAVLDAVRAKGIAALPWTEADTALRTRLAFAHAALGAPFPDVSDDALLATLDAWLRPALGEARRWSDLARIGLGKALLAPLPWAQRERLDRIAPTHVAVPSGSRIRVDYGDPLHPVLAVKLQECFGLTETPRLAEGRVPLTMHLLSPAGRPVQVTQDLASFWRSGYFEVRKDLKGRYPRHPWPDDPLAAPPTRRVKPRGS from the coding sequence GTGCCCGTGAAGGTGTACGCGTGGCGCCGCTCCCTCGCCCCCTCCCTGCCCTTGCGCGACGCCCCGTCCCTGCCGATTGACGCCGTCCTCGCACCGTTGCACGCGGCGTTGGCCGATCGCGGCGCGGCGGTGCTCGTGGCGGCGCCGGGCGCGGGCAAGACGACGCGGGTGCCGTTGGCGTTGCTCACGGCCGCCTGGCGCGGCGAAGGGCGCATCCTCGTGCTCGAACCGCGAAGGCTCGCCGCCCGTGCCGCCGCGGAACAGATGGCCCGCCTGCTCGGCGAACCCGTCGGACGCACGGTCGGCTACCGCGTGCGCCTCGAGTCGCGCGTCAGCGCCGCCACGCGCATCGAGGTCATCACGGAAGGCATCTTCACGCGCCTCGTGCAGGAGGATCCGTCGCTGGAGGGCGTGGCGGCCGTGCTCTTCGACGAGTTCCACGAACGGCACCTGCCCAGCGACCTTGGCCTGGCGCTGGCACTCGAATCGCGCGGCGTGCTGCGCCCTGATCTGCGCATCCTCGTGATGTCGGCAACGCTGGAACCCGCGCCCGTCGCCGCACTCCTCGGCGATGCCGTGCCGGCGCCGGTCGTTGTGAGCGAGGGACGCGAGCATCCCGTGAGCACGAGCTGGCGCCCTGCGCGAGACGGCGTGCCGATGCCGCGGCATACGGCGCAAGCGGTCCGCGCCGCGCTGGCCGCGCATCCCGGCGACGTGTTGGTCTTCCTGCCCGGTCTCGCCGAGCTCAATCGCACGCGCGACGCCCTCGAGGAAGACGCGCTCGACGCACGTGTGGAGCTCCTCCACGGCTCGCTCTCGCTCGAAGACCAGGATCGCGTGCTGCGGCCGCGCATTCCGGGACGCCGCGTGATCCTGAGTACCGCCATCGCGGAATCGTCCGTCACGCTCGACGGCGTGCGCGTGGTGGTGGATGCCGGACTCGCGCGCGTCCCACGCTACGACCCGCGCAGCGGAATGTCGCGGCTCGCCACCGTGCGCGTCTCGCGCGCGTCGGCGGACCAGCGCCGAGGCCGCGCCGGGCGCAGCGCACCGGGGCACTGCATCCGGTTGTGGGACGAAGGACAGCACGCGTCCCTGCCCGCCCGCGCCACGCCCGAAGTCCTCGAGACAGACCTCACCGCGCTCGCGCTGGAACTGGCCTGCGCCGGCCACGCCGACGCCGCGGCCCTTCGCTGGCTGGACGCGCCGCCCGCCGGGGCCTTGACCCAGGGGCGTGCGCTCCTGACCGACCTCGGCGCACTCGATGCCCAGGGACGCGTCACGGCCCACGGCCGCGCGATGGCCGCCCTCGGTATCGCCCCGCGCCTCGCACACCTCGCGCTGCGCGGCGCCGCGCTCGGGATGGCGACGCTCGCCTGCGAGGTCGCGGCGCTGCTGGCCGAGCGTGACATCCTGCGGCGCGATGCGGCCGAGCACGACGCCGACCTCGTCACGCGGCTCGACGCGCTGCGCGGCCGCGATCGTGGACGCGCCGATCCCACGCGCGCACAGCGTGTGCGGCAGGAAGCGCAGGCCCTACGGCGCGCGCTGCCGCGCGAGGCGCACGACCGCGAAGAAGACCTCGCAGCGCTCGGCACGCTCGTGGCCTTGGCGTATCCCGACCGCATCGCGCAGCGCCGCCCGGGCGAGGCGCCCCGCTACCTGCTGCGCAACGGCCGTGGCGCGCGACTGGCCACAGCTCAGCCGCTTGGGAACTCGCCGTTCCTGGCCGTCGCCGACCTTGACGGCGATCCGGCGGAGAGTCGCATCTGGCTCGCCGCACCGCTCGACGAGGCCTCGTTGCTCGCCTCGACGGCCGGACAAGTCAGCGCGGAGCGCCGCATCTGGTGGGACGATTCGACCGCGAGCGTCCGCGCCACGGAGCGCGAGCGGTTGGGCGCCATCGTCCTGCGCGAGCGCCCGCTGCGGGACATTCCGCCCGAGGCCATCGCAGCGGCGGTACTCGACGCCGTGCGTGCGAAGGGAATTGCCGCACTGCCGTGGACCGAAGCCGACACCGCGCTGCGGACGCGCCTTGCGTTCGCGCACGCAGCGCTCGGCGCACCGTTCCCCGACGTGAGCGATGATGCACTCCTCGCGACCCTCGACGCGTGGTTGCGCCCGGCCCTCGGCGAGGCGCGCCGCTGGAGCGACCTCGCGCGCATCGGGCTCGGCAAGGCCCTGCTCGCGCCATTGCCCTGGGCGCAGCGCGAACGTTTGGACCGGATCGCGCCCACGCACGTCGCGGTGCCAAGCGGCTCGCGCATCCGTGTGGATTACGGCGATCCGCTGCACCCGGTGCTGGCCGTCAAGCTGCAGGAGTGCTTCGGGCTCACCGAGACGCCGCGCCTGGCGGAGGGCCGGGTGCCGCTGACGATGCACCTGCTCTCTCCAGCCGGGCGGCCGGTGCAGGTGACGCAGGATCTCGCGAGCTTCTGGCGCAGCGGGTACTTCGAGGTGCGCAAGGACCTCAAGGGGCGCTATCCGCGGCACCCCTGGCCGGACGATCCCTTGGCGGCGCCGCCGACGCGGCGGGTGAAGCCGCGCGGCAGCTAG
- a CDS encoding BamA/TamA family outer membrane protein, producing MPLATFRAALILLIAAVPLAAQDAGCTRFRPRVEKMQFDGNRSIRSFDLQQILYTERAGRLRRWFGWNVGPTACLDTLELRRDERRIAAWYAMRGYPGTVASVTVEKPSARVAHVRFAVREAPPVKIDSLHLVGIPRGLVDQGRLVQDLRGAPVDDSVLVATMDSVQQILRAEGYARARPPTKQVVVDSVARRARVTLSFTPGQLVRVGAIEVAMTAADSAKPALREDEVRTLLRFKPGDAYSSRAVGSSQQLLYSYDLYRTVAIDTLPLLARGDTLPVRVRLVEGRHNSLRFGGGWGTIDCFRTQARYVEQNFLGRGHRLQLDGRLSKLGVGAPVDGFSGACAPAVRSDTFSLRLNYYVGATVSLRGVIGDRWHPVGTLYSERRTEFQSYVRETTVGALGSFDRPIVPRVNTTFTYRFDAGRTTSDAAVSCATFGLCRFNDRFLLNSPSVLHAAGMTWSRSAPAIASFAANDERWAIESRIGTVNVGRPGTRVNFNRTQLEYALYRPLTRTIVGAARLSAGFIATRRDLEAFVPPQERFYSGGQNSVRGYNQGQLGPAVYIVRAPTDTVVVNGEQVGIANAARGFDRVAPAGGTATALLNLELRSRVGWPSDLLRWVIFLDAGRVWNNSGNYAVTGLRATPGAGVRLVTPLGPFRVDIGYNPHQWEPGPAFFLQRATGTLLGRAICVSPGSQEPLDDTAAGALGPVNCPNTFRPNRPSGLLPRLVFHFSIGEAF from the coding sequence ATGCCCCTCGCGACCTTCCGCGCCGCCCTCATCCTCCTGATCGCCGCCGTGCCCCTCGCGGCGCAGGATGCGGGGTGCACGCGATTCCGCCCGCGGGTCGAGAAGATGCAATTCGACGGTAACCGGTCAATCCGGTCCTTCGACCTGCAGCAGATCCTCTACACCGAGCGCGCCGGGAGGCTGCGTCGCTGGTTCGGGTGGAACGTCGGTCCGACGGCCTGCCTGGATACGCTCGAGCTGCGTCGCGACGAACGACGCATCGCCGCGTGGTACGCGATGCGCGGCTATCCGGGCACCGTCGCCAGCGTGACGGTCGAGAAGCCCAGCGCGCGAGTGGCGCACGTGCGGTTCGCCGTGCGCGAGGCGCCACCGGTGAAGATCGACTCCCTGCACCTTGTCGGCATCCCGCGCGGGTTGGTGGACCAGGGCCGACTGGTGCAGGACCTGCGCGGTGCGCCCGTCGATGACTCCGTGCTCGTGGCGACGATGGACTCGGTGCAGCAGATCCTCCGGGCCGAGGGCTATGCGCGCGCCCGTCCGCCCACCAAGCAGGTGGTCGTCGACAGCGTGGCGCGGCGCGCGCGCGTGACGCTCAGCTTCACGCCCGGCCAGTTGGTGCGGGTGGGGGCGATCGAGGTGGCGATGACCGCCGCCGATTCCGCCAAGCCCGCCCTGCGCGAGGACGAGGTCCGCACGCTGCTGCGCTTCAAGCCCGGCGACGCCTACAGCTCGCGCGCCGTCGGCTCCAGCCAGCAGTTGCTGTACTCGTACGACCTGTACCGCACCGTGGCGATCGACACGCTACCGCTGCTCGCGCGCGGCGATACGCTCCCCGTGCGCGTACGGTTGGTTGAGGGGCGCCACAATTCGTTGCGCTTCGGCGGCGGTTGGGGCACCATCGACTGCTTCCGCACCCAGGCGCGCTACGTCGAGCAGAACTTCCTCGGCCGTGGCCATCGGCTGCAGCTCGACGGGCGCCTCTCCAAGCTGGGTGTCGGCGCGCCGGTGGACGGGTTCTCCGGCGCCTGCGCCCCCGCCGTCCGCAGCGACACGTTCAGCCTGCGACTCAACTACTATGTGGGCGCGACGGTCTCGTTGCGTGGGGTCATCGGCGACCGCTGGCACCCGGTGGGCACGCTGTACAGCGAGCGCCGCACGGAGTTCCAGAGCTACGTGCGCGAGACCACCGTCGGCGCGCTCGGCTCGTTCGACAGGCCGATTGTCCCGCGGGTGAACACCACGTTCACGTATCGCTTCGACGCCGGCCGCACGACCTCGGACGCCGCCGTCTCCTGCGCCACCTTCGGCCTCTGCCGCTTCAACGACCGCTTCCTGCTCAACTCGCCCAGCGTGCTGCACGCGGCCGGGATGACCTGGTCGCGCTCGGCGCCAGCCATCGCGTCCTTCGCCGCCAACGACGAGCGATGGGCGATCGAGTCGCGCATCGGCACGGTGAACGTCGGGCGGCCGGGCACACGGGTGAACTTCAACCGCACGCAGCTCGAGTACGCGCTGTACCGCCCGCTGACGCGCACCATCGTCGGGGCGGCGCGGCTTTCGGCCGGCTTCATCGCCACCCGCCGCGACCTCGAGGCCTTCGTGCCCCCGCAGGAGCGCTTCTACTCCGGTGGCCAGAACTCGGTGCGCGGCTACAACCAGGGCCAGCTTGGCCCCGCCGTGTACATCGTGCGCGCCCCCACCGACACCGTCGTCGTCAACGGGGAGCAGGTCGGCATCGCGAACGCCGCGCGCGGTTTCGATCGCGTGGCGCCCGCCGGCGGCACGGCCACGGCCCTGCTCAACCTCGAGCTGCGTTCCCGCGTCGGCTGGCCCAGCGACCTCTTGCGTTGGGTGATCTTCCTCGACGCCGGCCGCGTGTGGAACAACTCCGGCAACTACGCCGTGACCGGCCTGCGCGCGACGCCGGGAGCCGGCGTGCGGCTGGTCACGCCGCTGGGGCCCTTCCGGGTGGACATCGGCTACAACCCGCACCAATGGGAGCCGGGTCCGGCGTTCTTCCTGCAGCGGGCCACCGGCACGCTGCTCGGCCGCGCCATCTGCGTCTCGCCGGGCTCGCAGGAGCCGCTCGACGACACGGCGGCCGGCGCCCTCGGCCCGGTCAACTGCCCCAACACCTTCCGGCCCAACCGCCCGAGCGGATTGCTGCCGCGGCTGGTGTTCCACTTCAGCATCGGGGAGGCGTTCTAG
- a CDS encoding translocation/assembly module TamB domain-containing protein, whose translation MRRQTKRVLFTALGMMLLFGVIVWAGATVLLSTERGRAWTEARVLAALRGSVAQGSSVELAGLRVVPLGTAGFDALVLRDSTGKAIISLRGLQLGFGLRELLDRELHITRLTLDRLDADVTMDSAGVLDLERMMIAADIGSSASDRPGRPWRVRIDTLTLRDGAVALTRPDSLPTLPPRRDVVHDLSVALGDSRIETDGPVATIALASVRARLDEPALPVGLTGGTIAMNGRAASLSFPVLTLGASRAAVNGRVDWSDPERDPRLALAVRADAVALAELGWVDPLVPRSGSARAALRLENGARDGEFRAVIDRFTVESSGSRIEGRLVADVGEAMALRNLDVTVDPLDFTLLRELFGDSSPPPPWDGVLRGRVRGPGGPLSALVLAESEFEFEDRRIGGARSRFRIAGTIDLEAAETVLNPLQVRIDSLDVRSAGGVTDIADALTGYLSGSVTLDGPLDDVRFRDLDLVHIDGSRPRTHVRGNGRIAEDTTRTWLEARLALDTIALASYGVAVADEPMRGTVHGTLDVSVTGDSVTLDLALSGEGADLHFIGATSMDTARLVAKGQLGVWNLDASRFLPTRELPEHKVTGRFDLGLDGGWDEPSGPVAFSLDTSSRVIGLPLREGTGALVLEPGGVRVDTLRVATDFGRINGKGRLARDPSVRDTLRFAAVLDSVAALAPLLGDSLAAAWADSLGGTLRVEGIAVGSLDTLDVRATLDGDSLHAGSFVLRQMTGELLLDGLPHATRGLATFDVVDGRAGGAILHRLSAEATVRDPTWVDASFRFVAQDTLIGSGRADIHLMGDSLEMRVDSLSARSREADWQLARPSRIVRRPDRLVVDSLLLLSRDGARFALTMRVDSAGPLDLRTQALRVPLSHARFTGLMPPRVDGLLTLDATVAGSFAAPRLQMTARLDSTRVDDREAPELTLRAAYDTAWVNLTLDGRVFQRDAFSVTAELPLDLALEARAMSERFVEKPLYLRLTAHGTPLAGFEAFSEGIRELTGGLDADVQVTGTWRELEPRGILMLREGAFVVPALGTGFRDLLMDVSFSPDSILIQRARLADERSLNDTASLEGAIVRERRGWSTDLTTVARNLRVIDDPRVAEADVSWQLWLRGPLDTLVLGGDVTVPSANLFIGRQRRRALQLEEDLVQQDVASQYAPRLAGVRLRLGNEVRLRSPEANVQLTGEVAAAGTLDEPDVRGEIFASRGTFRLDLGLLQRTFQVDSGLVRLNGPLSIPPTLDIHTSYTVRQAEREDVKIGARLSGSVESPRLTLSSGDLGTTASETEIISYLLFGAPSFALDGQSASAVRLATAALVPSLGGAAERALGARLPFLSELQVVTVAGDSPRDFTMNSFEGLLNSFALTAGTQVGTDSYLRMSGGVCRGENRAAQSLPAWFGITGEYRPRERLSAEVSLTPGSAPCNRIGTFAQIYQLGLDLYRDWRW comes from the coding sequence GTGCGGCGGCAGACCAAGCGCGTCCTCTTCACGGCCCTCGGGATGATGCTGCTGTTCGGCGTCATCGTCTGGGCCGGCGCGACGGTGCTGCTCAGCACCGAGCGGGGGCGCGCGTGGACGGAGGCTCGCGTCCTCGCCGCCCTGCGTGGGAGCGTCGCGCAAGGCAGCAGCGTCGAACTTGCCGGCCTGCGCGTCGTGCCGCTCGGCACGGCCGGGTTCGACGCGCTGGTCCTCCGCGATTCCACCGGCAAGGCGATCATCAGCCTGCGGGGGCTACAGCTGGGCTTCGGCCTGCGCGAGTTGCTCGACCGCGAACTGCACATCACGCGCCTGACGCTGGACCGCCTCGACGCCGACGTCACGATGGATTCGGCCGGCGTGCTGGATCTCGAACGGATGATGATCGCCGCCGACATCGGCAGCTCGGCGTCGGATCGTCCCGGACGCCCGTGGCGGGTGCGCATCGACACGCTGACGCTGCGCGACGGGGCGGTCGCGCTGACCCGTCCGGACTCGCTACCGACGCTGCCGCCGCGCCGCGATGTCGTGCACGACCTCTCGGTCGCCCTCGGCGACTCGCGCATCGAGACCGACGGCCCCGTCGCGACCATCGCGCTGGCCAGCGTCCGCGCTCGCCTCGACGAGCCCGCCCTGCCCGTCGGCCTCACCGGCGGAACCATCGCGATGAACGGACGTGCGGCGTCGCTCAGCTTTCCCGTGCTGACGCTCGGCGCGTCGCGGGCGGCCGTGAACGGACGCGTGGACTGGAGCGACCCTGAGCGCGATCCGCGCTTGGCACTCGCCGTGCGAGCCGACGCCGTGGCGCTCGCGGAGCTGGGCTGGGTCGATCCGCTGGTCCCCCGCAGTGGCAGCGCGCGCGCCGCGCTGCGACTGGAGAACGGCGCGCGCGATGGCGAGTTCCGTGCCGTCATCGACCGCTTCACGGTGGAATCGAGCGGTTCGCGCATCGAGGGACGGCTCGTCGCCGACGTCGGCGAGGCGATGGCGCTGCGCAACCTCGACGTCACGGTGGACCCGCTCGACTTCACGCTGCTCCGCGAGCTCTTCGGCGACTCGTCGCCACCGCCGCCGTGGGACGGCGTGCTGCGAGGCCGCGTGCGCGGGCCCGGGGGGCCGCTGTCGGCGCTGGTGCTCGCCGAGAGCGAGTTCGAGTTCGAGGATCGGCGCATCGGCGGGGCCCGCTCGCGCTTTCGCATCGCTGGCACGATCGATCTCGAGGCCGCGGAAACCGTCCTGAACCCGCTGCAGGTGCGCATCGACTCGCTCGACGTGCGCAGCGCCGGCGGCGTGACCGACATCGCCGACGCCCTCACCGGCTACCTCAGCGGCAGTGTGACGCTCGACGGGCCGCTTGACGACGTCCGCTTCCGCGACCTCGACCTCGTGCACATCGATGGCAGCCGCCCGCGCACGCACGTGCGCGGCAACGGTCGCATTGCCGAGGACACGACGCGCACCTGGCTCGAGGCACGGCTCGCGCTCGACACCATCGCCCTCGCCTCCTACGGCGTGGCCGTCGCCGACGAGCCGATGCGGGGGACGGTGCACGGCACGCTGGACGTTTCCGTGACCGGCGACTCGGTGACGCTGGACCTCGCCCTCTCCGGCGAGGGCGCCGACCTGCACTTCATCGGCGCAACCTCGATGGACACCGCGCGGCTCGTCGCCAAGGGACAGCTCGGTGTGTGGAACCTCGATGCGTCGCGCTTCCTGCCCACGCGCGAGCTGCCGGAGCACAAGGTCACCGGCCGCTTCGACCTCGGGCTCGACGGCGGCTGGGACGAACCCAGCGGCCCGGTGGCGTTCTCCCTCGACACCAGCTCGCGCGTCATCGGCCTGCCGCTGCGCGAAGGGACCGGCGCGCTCGTGCTCGAGCCCGGCGGCGTGCGGGTGGACACGCTGCGCGTGGCGACGGACTTCGGTCGCATCAACGGCAAGGGACGCCTCGCCCGTGACCCGAGCGTGCGCGACACGTTGCGCTTTGCTGCCGTGCTGGATTCGGTGGCCGCGCTCGCTCCGCTACTCGGCGATTCACTCGCCGCGGCCTGGGCGGACTCGCTCGGCGGCACGCTCAGGGTCGAGGGGATCGCGGTCGGCTCGCTCGACACCCTCGACGTTCGCGCCACGCTCGACGGCGACTCCCTGCACGCCGGAAGCTTCGTCCTGCGTCAGATGACGGGTGAGCTGCTGCTCGACGGCCTCCCCCACGCCACGCGTGGCCTCGCCACATTCGACGTCGTCGACGGCCGCGCCGGCGGGGCGATCCTGCATCGGCTCTCCGCCGAGGCCACGGTGCGGGACCCCACCTGGGTAGATGCCTCGTTCCGGTTCGTCGCCCAAGACACGTTGATCGGATCCGGCCGCGCCGACATCCATCTGATGGGCGACTCGCTGGAGATGCGCGTGGACTCGCTCTCGGCGCGCAGCCGCGAGGCCGACTGGCAACTCGCGCGCCCGAGCCGCATCGTCCGGCGCCCGGACCGGCTGGTCGTGGATTCACTCCTGCTCCTGAGCCGCGATGGCGCCCGCTTCGCCCTGACGATGCGGGTCGACTCCGCTGGCCCGTTGGATCTCCGGACGCAGGCCCTGCGTGTCCCGCTCAGCCACGCACGGTTCACCGGGCTGATGCCGCCGCGCGTGGACGGCCTGCTCACGCTCGACGCCACGGTCGCGGGCAGCTTCGCCGCGCCGCGCCTCCAGATGACTGCGCGCCTTGACTCCACCCGCGTGGACGACCGCGAGGCGCCGGAACTCACCCTGCGCGCGGCCTACGACACGGCCTGGGTGAACCTCACGCTCGACGGCCGGGTCTTCCAGCGCGATGCGTTTTCGGTGACGGCCGAGTTGCCGCTGGACCTCGCCCTCGAGGCGCGGGCGATGTCAGAACGCTTCGTCGAGAAGCCGCTGTACTTGCGCCTCACCGCCCACGGAACGCCGCTGGCCGGGTTCGAGGCATTCTCGGAGGGCATCCGCGAACTCACCGGCGGGCTCGATGCCGATGTGCAGGTCACGGGCACGTGGCGCGAGCTCGAACCGCGCGGCATCCTGATGCTGCGCGAAGGCGCGTTCGTCGTGCCGGCGCTCGGCACCGGCTTCCGCGATCTCCTGATGGACGTGTCGTTCTCGCCGGATTCGATCCTCATCCAGCGGGCTCGGCTGGCCGATGAACGGTCCCTGAACGACACCGCCTCGCTCGAGGGCGCCATCGTGCGCGAACGGCGCGGCTGGAGTACCGACCTCACCACCGTCGCAAGGAATCTCCGCGTCATCGACGACCCTCGCGTGGCCGAAGCCGACGTCTCGTGGCAACTCTGGCTCCGCGGTCCGCTCGACACCCTCGTGCTCGGCGGCGACGTCACCGTGCCCTCGGCGAACCTCTTCATCGGGCGCCAACGCCGGCGTGCGCTGCAACTGGAAGAGGACCTCGTGCAGCAGGACGTGGCCTCGCAGTACGCCCCGCGACTGGCCGGCGTGCGCCTGCGGCTCGGCAACGAGGTCCGCCTCCGCTCCCCGGAAGCCAACGTGCAGCTCACCGGCGAGGTCGCGGCCGCCGGCACCCTCGACGAACCCGACGTGCGAGGGGAGATCTTCGCGTCGCGCGGCACCTTCCGGCTCGACTTAGGCCTGCTGCAGCGCACCTTCCAGGTGGATAGCGGTCTCGTGCGGCTCAACGGCCCGCTGAGCATCCCGCCGACGCTCGACATCCACACGTCGTACACCGTGCGCCAAGCCGAGCGCGAGGACGTCAAGATCGGCGCGCGGCTCAGCGGCTCGGTCGAGTCCCCGCGGCTCACGCTGTCGTCCGGCGACCTCGGGACCACGGCCAGCGAGACGGAGATCATCTCCTACCTGCTCTTCGGCGCGCCCAGCTTCGCGCTCGACGGGCAGAGCGCGTCGGCGGTGCGGCTCGCGACGGCGGCGCTGGTGCCCTCGCTGGGCGGTGCGGCCGAGCGTGCGCTGGGCGCGCGGCTACCCTTCCTCAGCGAGTTGCAGGTGGTGACCGTAGCCGGCGATTCGCCGCGCGACTTCACGATGAACTCATTCGAAGGCCTGCTCAACTCGTTCGCGCTCACGGCCGGGACGCAGGTCGGCACCGACTCGTACCTGCGGATGTCCGGCGGCGTCTGCCGTGGCGAGAACCGGGCGGCACAATCGCTGCCTGCCTGGTTCGGCATCACCGGCGAGTATCGCCCGCGCGAACGGCTCTCGGCCGAAGTCTCGCTGACGCCGGGCTCCGCACCCTGCAACCGTATCGGGACGTTCGCGCAGATCTACCAGCTCGGTCTCGACCTGTACCGAGATTGGCGCTGGTAG
- a CDS encoding DUF481 domain-containing protein: MSRVTLTAAFVALLLAAPLTAQDPAPVVTKITADFGYVQVSGNTSVTTTSVGQKLTQSRGKLSFEQLVNFVYGEQNGVPNTNFLKAGVRADYRLAGLFSAFASVAFDRNTFAGIERRFEENLGLAWRAVGTERDTLRIEAGFSVTQQVSTDGTESDFPAGRAALAYRHYFTPRSYFIQTAEGIPNFKTPEDWRVNAESSLIAPISARIGLKVSYVVRFDNLPEPTFQKTDKIFTTGLQISF, from the coding sequence ATGTCTCGCGTCACGCTCACCGCCGCCTTCGTCGCCCTGCTGCTCGCCGCCCCGCTCACGGCCCAGGATCCCGCGCCAGTCGTCACCAAGATCACCGCCGACTTCGGCTACGTGCAGGTCAGCGGCAACACCTCGGTGACCACCACGAGCGTCGGCCAGAAGCTCACGCAGTCGCGCGGAAAGCTCTCGTTTGAGCAGCTCGTGAACTTCGTGTACGGTGAGCAGAACGGCGTACCAAACACCAACTTCCTGAAAGCCGGCGTTCGTGCCGACTACCGGCTCGCGGGCCTGTTCTCAGCCTTCGCCAGCGTGGCCTTCGACCGGAACACTTTCGCCGGCATCGAGCGCCGCTTCGAGGAAAACCTCGGCTTGGCCTGGCGCGCCGTCGGTACCGAGCGCGACACACTCCGCATCGAGGCCGGTTTCTCGGTCACGCAGCAGGTCTCGACGGACGGCACCGAGAGCGACTTCCCCGCGGGCCGCGCCGCGCTGGCCTACCGGCACTACTTCACGCCGCGCTCGTATTTCATCCAGACCGCCGAGGGCATCCCGAACTTCAAGACGCCGGAAGACTGGCGCGTGAACGCCGAGTCCTCACTCATCGCGCCGATCTCGGCGCGCATCGGCCTCAAGGTCTCCTACGTGGTGCGCTTCGACAATCTGCCTGAGCCGACGTTCCAGAAGACCGACAAGATCTTCACCACCGGTCTGCAGATCTCGTTCTAA